The following is a genomic window from Phaseolus vulgaris cultivar G19833 chromosome 6, P. vulgaris v2.0, whole genome shotgun sequence.
ATTCAAATATGTTCCGGTATTCAAATTACACTGTTTCCCTCACTTCTTAATTAGATTATTTTAGGGTTTAATACAAACATCACTGATATGTTCGCTAAGTGTGAATTGATTGCTTGTAGTAGTGACTACAATATCCTGATAATTTGTGTCTTATTCGGTTTTTCTTGTTTCCTTCTTGTCCCCTTTTCTTGAAGCACGATTGAAAGTTGTTTCCTGATATTaatctttttctaaattttatttatttataaaaggtAATGAATGATAGGAAATGTGGGAACAATGAGATTACAAACAACTGATTCTAACGGTAgctttcttatcttttttttttttaccggTTAAGATTTGCTTGTTGGGATGTTGGGAAactcaaatcaatttggtgggATTTAATTTAAATTGAGATAATGTGTATCTGTGAGTATTTGAATTAAAAGCATAGTTTTAAGTGGGATTGCCAATCAGCTGATCAAGAAGAAGCATTTTTATTTTGGTGACTTTTGTAtctcaaaaatattaaattagttttCTAACTcctacaaaaatattttattgggGAGGAGGTTGAATTACCTAGCCATCTTTATGTTCCTAAATGTCGTCAAATGAAACTGCCCACTTTGCATTACTGCATGAGCTATCAGTTGGTCAAAACTTTGAAGAAAGAGTTAagaaacatgatttttttatccCCCTCCCCTCCTCTCTACCACTATCCCAAGTGTCCAAGTTCTTTGTTTCAGAAGTGAACTTCACTCAACTTTTAATGCTCCAAAAATGGAGTGTATGGTAATTTGATATGGGAATTTACTCTAGAACTAGAGGTGATTAGTGATGATTAAATGAAGGTAATCAAtgataaaacatataaaaaagtGGGTTTGTTTGTCCAAGGCAGGGATTTAGAAACAAATGATAACTGCAAATGTGCAATTTATATGATAGATGAACATAACAACTCTAGTGCATAAGATAACATTTCTCAGTCACTCAAATATCTGAACTTAAGTTCTATGAATAAGAAAAAGGGGAGTGAGAACCTAAGTGTTGGAGAGAAGGACTGCTTTTATGGAGATGGAAAGGGAGGATATATTTTCATAGTTATTTGTGACCCTAAATAGAGTTTAATGGGGAGGATCCATTTGTGGTTTTCAATAATTTGTTTCTATATTCTTTTTTGGGGCAGGGGGTATTCAATTCCCCTTGATGGAAGATGATTTAGGCTGAATGTGCACGTGGTTGGAAACAACATTTCTGAGAAAtacttttttctttcaaagaGCTTTCTCAGAAAACTGACAAAAATAAGTGATTATTTATGAGGAGTTAACTGAACCAAACATGCATACACTATAGGTGGATGGTTGATCTCATTTTCTGAACATCTGTAATATAATCTCATTTCCTTTCCTGATAAACATTTGTAGGATTTTTAGTCGATCATTTCTTGATAAGCTTTTTTCTGTTGTATTGCATTATATGCAAGACAACCAgcgtaataatattattaaccaTAAACCCCCAATTTATTCCTCAAAATattatcaaaatcaattttgcaATGACAAAGATTTTGGTCCTGATAAAGAGTCACCTATGGAATAAATTTGATGTCAAAAACCAAACTGATGTAATAATCTTTCAAGGGCTAACTTGATGTTCCAAAAGTCATGAGGGCTAAAATGGAGGTTCATTCTTCTTTTAGTTATCTAGATGCATTTGTAGTATGTTAGATCTACAGTATGTGGTTTGCCATGCACTGGTATGATTTCAAATTGGTGGTATTGATGCAGTTAGCCACAGTTTGTCTAAAGATGTTTCTTCTCATTAATTATTGTGGGACATGATTCGGTGGTGTATTGTTGTAGATTTATTATAGTGTTGTATTGGGCATTTTACACTTTCCTCTAATGTTGGAAATGGTATGTGCAACATTATTGCTGTTTATCTTGTTTCCTATGAATGCATTCGCACCACCAGTGATTTTGCTTTCAAATCAGTATTGTATTTGTGAGTTATCTTTAAAAATTGTCACAGAACTAATCATATTCAATATTATAAAGTAATTCTGCTGGACTAACCAGAGCTTTTGTTCCATGGTGTTCTTGCACTATTGATGACTTATTCAAATTTTCACGCTTTTAGTGATGATAATGAATTAATACGATACTATTCTGTCCAGTGGCACTGAAGTTGGGAAGGGGTGATAACCTGGGTAGTCTGATGTTGCAGGTTGCTTTACTAGAGGAGCAGAGAAATGAGGCTGCTGAAAATGAGGGTGCTGAGAAGGTTGATGAATCTAAACCAATTGATGCTGATTCGGGTGCAGCAGAGCCAGCTCGCAAGAATGAAACTTTGGATGAAAAGCCTGACATAAATGATGTTCCAATGGAAGAAAGTCAGGTAAAGCTTTGCGTGTTTCTTTGTTTACGTCATGTTTCTCCACATTTTCTTCCTATTTTATAGAGTATTGTCTACAAAGGAGTAATTGCAGCCCACATAAATTGATGAATGGGAATCATTTATGTGGTAAAAATTTGACCATGATTGATGGTTCTCATCTGTCTTTTTAGATTTTGGACAATTTTTATGGTTCAAACAAAGCATTAGgcaatttgaaaatttatgtaTTGGCCATTACTATCATGTACTCAGTGGTCTGCATGTCTCAAATATGTTCTGTTACTAAATTTAAAGTTCACAGGGGTGACCAATGAACTGAAGGGCAGATCCCCTTtcgttttaataataatatgcaaAACTAGTGACTTTGGTCTTGTATTTTTCAGTCTCAATACAAAAATCAGGTGGTGCGCCAAGATCTGAATGAAAGCACGTTGGATTTAAGTTTGGGCTTGACATCACACGAAGATGAACATGATTCTGATTCAAAAACTAATCAAACAAGAGATGGGTAGTGACGCTAGTTAACTTGAGTGGTAATGAAACATGAACAGGGGTCTCATGATTCTACGTTGGACGTAAATGGTTCAGCCTATACATTTGTCTGATGGAAGGGAATTTTCCCCTGGCTTTATGTTCAACCATTAGTTATTGTAGGTTGGATTATTGTAACGGCATATGGCTTTGATGTGGATTTTTTTACTCAGTGTCCTTGCTGCGCTGATCGTAATATGTATTGAACGGATAGTGTACCCATTCTCTCAATCATTGGACATATTTTTGTCcatatatttattgaaatagGATATTATGGACTTTGAACCTACAATCATGTGGAGCTATATTggattttttagaaattaagaTTCCTGACAAAAATCTGTTTGTTCTACTGATTATAGTTGAATAATTTTGCCTTTTGAATTGAAATAATACCACTTCATCATTTATTTTAGtagattaattaattttcacaTGCTGTTTTTAAGACTGAAAATATGTGATAGAGAGATAGAAGGATAAAGTTATGTGGCTTAAATGAGATTAAAgtgataaatttgtttttttatccctaatatataatttcatgggtataaaagtagaaaaatgataaataagaataagaaaaacattACTTATATTTGGTGCTTGAAGGAAATAGTTACAATGACTATAACATCATCAATAAAATGATTATGATGATGATGCGATAGtgacaataaatatataagGGGCTAAAGATAATGGcaacaataataaaagaaataataattatgataactgtgataataataataatagtaataaaagaaGAGACATTgacaataataatgaaaaaattataacattaatgaTTATGGTGAGAGTAGTTAATTACTTTAATTGTTATGATATGATGAtagtgaaaaaaagaaataataataaaaatagtaaaaatattggataaaagttttgaaaaaaatattaagagtgATGATGGTTGATATAATAATGAGAactatgataataataataataatttatataagatATTGACAATAATAAGAATATACGATGACATGAAGAaatgataatgatgatgattcATATAagatagtaataataataatataataaaaataatgatgatgaagagaAGAGATGATAGATTATGCAATATTGATATCTTTTACCCTAACTCATTCCCATTAAAATAACCAAACAATTGTCTAGAAAATTATATGATAGTTATCCTattctaacaaaaaaaaaacttttaaattatatatacttccaacataattaaatatgtactactgatttataaaatatattctaaaaaatatacaattttttttttaattttagttcatataattaattatgtgttttatGCAAAGTAGATTCTTAATCATGTTTGAGTACATAATATATTATACTTCCAACAAGATTAAATACGTGTATTGACTCACTGTGTATCTctttcaatattaatataatttattatacattTTTGTAATCAGTGTTTTCATAATGGTGTTAAAATATAAGTCTTCAATGTGATTACAAggtcaaaatttattttttattttattaactgTGTTTACtttcactaattttttttagtttagagGTAAAAATCTCATTAGTAagacttatatttttttaaaatatttctataacatttaaattgtatcaaatttataaaagttatatGTTCTCTTTGCATATGTGCATGTCTAACTTAATTGATAGAATAAGATGCATGCTAAATTTATTGACATATATTCAATTCTTAGACTATCTTAACAAAACATATTTCTACAAGTACTTTTGAATAAATCATGAGTTACTGATATCCAAATTGTTTACAAAAATTGaagttatttttctaaataattgttttttatcagTATAGTTTTTATGTTGAGAGAGCAAGACACTAGAGGAGAACACATGGAGAGAGTAAAAggagtaaagaaaaaaaaatatataatgaaaaaaaagagtgtccctccttttctttcttttctattggAATTAAGATGTTAGAGTGGATTTGAAATTGAAAGAAATGGAAAAGTATTTTGATAATGCACATTCTAGCATTTATtgtaaaatgaaaaagaatttgttctaTTCTTGAGAACAAGAAGACTTTTAATTCTTTCCACTCATAACTA
Proteins encoded in this region:
- the LOC137832176 gene encoding uncharacterized protein, translating into MEGVGARLGRSSTRYGPATVFTGPVRKWKKKWVHVAPSSASSNSHTNHNHNHTHSSNASHLLLYKWTPITQSHNTTTNNNSNSATANGNAKDVPPEQPEEPPRRKFKYVPVALLEEQRNEAAENEGAEKVDESKPIDADSGAAEPARKNETLDEKPDINDVPMEESQSQYKNQVVRQDLNESTLDLSLGLTSHEDEHDSDSKTNQTRDG